A window of the Pseudomonas gozinkensis genome harbors these coding sequences:
- a CDS encoding asparaginase, whose amino-acid sequence MNSSTYPAAQHVMVLYTGGTIGMQASASGLAPASGFEARMRDYLHSQPELVVPQWRFREMSPLIDSANMTPAYWQQLREAVVDAVDVQGCDSVLILHGTDTLAYSAAAMSFQLLGLHARVCFTGSMLPAGVTDSDAWENLSGALVALGHGLAPGVHLYFHGELLAPTRCAKVRSFGRHPFKRLERQGGGVKATSLPTALNYNQPKQLARVAVLPLFPGIGAEIIDGLLDSGIQGLVLECYGSGTGPSDNPEFLASLGRARDRGVVVVAVTQCHEGGVELDIYEAGSRLRGVGVLSGGGMTREAAFGKLNALLGAGLETAEVRRLIELDLCGELI is encoded by the coding sequence ATGAATTCCTCGACCTACCCTGCCGCCCAGCACGTCATGGTGCTCTACACCGGTGGCACCATCGGCATGCAGGCCAGCGCCAGTGGCCTGGCTCCGGCGTCCGGTTTCGAAGCGCGGATGCGCGATTACCTGCACAGCCAGCCTGAGCTGGTGGTGCCGCAGTGGCGCTTTCGCGAGATGTCGCCGCTGATCGACAGCGCCAACATGACCCCGGCCTATTGGCAGCAACTGCGTGAAGCGGTGGTCGACGCCGTTGATGTGCAAGGCTGCGACAGCGTGCTGATCCTGCACGGCACCGACACCCTGGCCTACAGCGCCGCCGCCATGAGCTTCCAGTTGCTCGGCCTGCATGCCCGCGTGTGCTTCACCGGCTCGATGCTGCCGGCCGGCGTCACCGACAGCGACGCCTGGGAAAACCTCAGCGGTGCGCTGGTTGCCCTTGGCCACGGCCTGGCGCCGGGCGTGCATCTGTATTTCCACGGCGAACTGCTGGCGCCGACCCGTTGCGCAAAAGTGCGCAGCTTCGGTCGTCATCCGTTCAAACGCCTGGAGCGTCAGGGCGGCGGCGTGAAAGCCACTTCCCTGCCGACAGCGCTGAACTACAACCAACCGAAGCAACTGGCCAGGGTTGCCGTGCTGCCGCTGTTCCCGGGCATCGGCGCCGAGATCATCGACGGCCTGCTCGACAGCGGCATTCAGGGTCTGGTGCTGGAGTGCTACGGCAGCGGTACCGGGCCGAGCGACAATCCTGAGTTCCTCGCCAGCCTTGGCCGGGCGCGGGATAGAGGGGTTGTGGTGGTTGCAGTTACCCAGTGCCATGAAGGCGGTGTGGAACTGGATATCTACGAAGCGGGCAGCCGCTTGCGTGGCGTGGGCGTGTTGTCCGGTGGTGGAATGACCCGTGAGGCGGCGTTCGGCAAGTTGAATGCTTTGCTGGGTGCCGGGCTTGAAACAGCCGAGGTTCGCCGACTGATCGAGCTGGACCTTTGCGGCGAACTCATCTGA
- a CDS encoding AraC family transcriptional regulator, whose amino-acid sequence MLHSHLTTLNAVSLVLNTFRDQGLSSEALLAGSGISAADLSRADTRITTNQEMQVCANAVALKHDIGLELGRRMHVSCYGILGYALLTCATFGDALRLAIRYPALLGTLFELSLEDDGERVWFVAADYRESPAMAVFNAEFCLVSLKVICDDLLGHPLPLLAARFEHTAPDYRDSYADHFKAPLHFGAKDNAFAFDRRWLDQPLPLADIITHQAMAERCRKQNTEFTGRQAWLGRIRQLLSAQLNAAPGLEGLAQQMNCSPRTLRRHLKDMGCSYQELLDELRFERAKQMLCEDQLPIYRIAETLGFSETASFRHAFVRWSGVAPSQFRPH is encoded by the coding sequence ATGCTCCACTCCCACCTCACCACCCTCAACGCCGTCTCCCTGGTGCTCAACACCTTCAGGGATCAAGGCCTGTCCAGCGAAGCACTGCTGGCCGGCAGCGGCATCAGCGCGGCGGATCTGAGCCGGGCCGATACGCGCATCACCACCAATCAGGAAATGCAGGTCTGCGCCAACGCGGTCGCGCTCAAGCACGACATCGGCCTGGAACTGGGTCGGCGCATGCATGTTTCCTGCTACGGCATCCTCGGTTACGCGCTGCTGACCTGTGCCACCTTCGGTGACGCTTTGCGCCTGGCGATCCGGTATCCGGCGCTGCTGGGAACACTTTTCGAACTGAGCCTGGAGGACGACGGCGAGCGTGTCTGGTTTGTCGCCGCCGATTACCGCGAGAGCCCGGCGATGGCGGTGTTCAACGCCGAGTTCTGTCTGGTGTCGCTGAAAGTCATCTGCGACGACCTGCTCGGCCATCCGCTGCCACTGCTGGCCGCCCGCTTCGAACACACCGCGCCAGACTATCGCGACAGCTACGCCGACCACTTCAAGGCGCCGCTGCACTTCGGCGCCAAGGACAACGCTTTCGCCTTCGACCGGCGCTGGCTCGACCAGCCGCTGCCGCTGGCCGACATCATCACCCACCAGGCCATGGCCGAACGCTGCCGCAAGCAAAACACCGAGTTCACCGGCCGCCAGGCGTGGCTGGGGCGGATCCGCCAGTTGCTCAGCGCGCAACTCAACGCCGCACCGGGGCTGGAAGGTCTGGCGCAGCAGATGAACTGCTCACCACGTACCTTGCGTCGGCATCTGAAGGACATGGGTTGCAGCTATCAGGAGCTGCTCGACGAACTGCGCTTCGAGCGGGCCAAGCAGATGCTTTGCGAGGATCAGTTGCCGATCTACCGCATCGCCGAAACCCTGGGCTTCAGCGAGACCGCGAGCTTCCGCCATGCCTTCGTGCGCTGGAGCGGCGTAGCGCCGAGTCAGTTCCGGCCGCACTGA
- a CDS encoding histone deacetylase family protein, producing the protein MLTIYSDDHHLHHGRCELIDGQLKPCFEMPSRADHVLQRVQNQNLGPVQAPQDFGLGPIERIHSRDYLDFFKGAWARWTEFNTDGDLLPYTWPARTLRQVKPTSLHGQLGYYSFDGGAPITAGTWQAAYSAAQVALTAQAEIQRGARGAFALCRPPGHHAAGDLMGGYCYLNNAAIAAQAFLDQGHKKVAILDVDYHHGNGTQSIFYERSDVLFTSIHGHPEAEFPFFLGYEDERGEGAGEGFNFNYPLPAGSGWDVWSAALDQACQEIDNYGADIIVVSLGVDTFKDDPISQFKLDSPDYLAMGKRIAALGKPTLFVMEGGYAVEEIGINAVNVLEGFEQ; encoded by the coding sequence ATGCTGACGATCTACTCTGACGATCACCACCTGCACCATGGCCGCTGCGAATTGATCGACGGGCAACTCAAGCCTTGCTTCGAGATGCCGTCGCGCGCCGATCACGTGCTGCAACGGGTGCAAAACCAAAACCTCGGCCCGGTCCAGGCGCCGCAGGATTTCGGCCTCGGGCCGATCGAGCGCATCCACAGCCGCGACTACCTCGACTTCTTCAAAGGCGCCTGGGCGCGCTGGACCGAATTCAACACCGACGGCGATTTGCTCCCTTACACCTGGCCGGCGCGCACCCTGCGTCAGGTCAAACCAACCAGCCTGCACGGCCAGCTCGGCTATTACAGCTTCGACGGCGGCGCACCGATCACCGCCGGCACCTGGCAAGCGGCGTACAGCGCGGCGCAAGTGGCGCTGACCGCACAAGCGGAAATCCAGCGCGGCGCCCGTGGGGCCTTCGCCCTCTGCCGTCCGCCGGGACACCACGCTGCCGGTGATTTGATGGGCGGTTATTGCTACCTCAACAACGCCGCCATCGCCGCTCAGGCATTCCTTGATCAGGGCCACAAGAAGGTCGCGATTCTCGACGTCGACTACCACCACGGCAACGGCACCCAATCGATTTTCTACGAGCGCAGCGACGTGCTGTTCACCTCGATCCACGGCCACCCGGAAGCGGAATTCCCGTTCTTCCTCGGCTACGAAGACGAGCGCGGCGAAGGCGCCGGTGAAGGCTTCAACTTCAACTATCCGCTGCCGGCCGGTTCCGGCTGGGATGTCTGGAGCGCGGCGCTGGATCAGGCCTGCCAGGAGATCGACAACTACGGTGCCGACATCATCGTCGTGTCGCTGGGCGTCGACACCTTCAAGGACGATCCGATCTCGCAGTTCAAGCTCGACAGTCCGGATTACCTGGCGATGGGCAAACGCATAGCGGCCCTCGGTAAACCGACCCTGTTCGTCATGGAAGGTGGCTACGCGGTGGAAGAAATCGGCATCAACGCGGTGAACGTGCTTGAAGGTTTCGAACAATGA
- a CDS encoding polyamine ABC transporter substrate-binding protein, whose translation MSRLKHLIAPALCAALLSGGAHAEERTLRVYNWFDYITPKALEDFKAQNSQTKLVYDIFDTNEALEAKLLTGNSGYDVVVPSNVFLAKQIEAGVFQPLDRSQLPNWNHLDPKLMKLIEANDPGNKFAVPYMYGTILIGFNPAKVKAALGDNAPVDSWDLIFKEENISKLKQCGVALLDSPSEILPLALQHLGLDPNSKNPADYAKAEALLLKIRPYVTYFHSSKYMADIANGDICVAVGYSGSFSQAANRAREAKNGVVVDMRLPKEGAPIWFDMLAIPKGAKNPQDAYTFVNYLLQPQVIAPVSDFVGYPNPNKDATAQVDPAIRNNPNLYPTDAAMNTLYTLQPLPRDAERARTRAWTRIKSGT comes from the coding sequence ATGAGCAGACTCAAGCACCTCATCGCGCCAGCGTTGTGCGCGGCGCTGCTGAGCGGCGGCGCCCACGCCGAAGAACGCACCCTGCGCGTCTACAACTGGTTCGACTACATCACCCCCAAGGCACTGGAAGACTTCAAGGCGCAGAACAGCCAGACCAAATTGGTCTACGACATCTTCGACACCAACGAAGCGCTGGAGGCCAAGCTGCTGACCGGCAACTCCGGCTATGACGTGGTGGTGCCGTCCAACGTGTTCCTCGCCAAGCAGATCGAGGCCGGGGTGTTCCAGCCGCTGGATCGCAGCCAGTTGCCGAACTGGAACCACCTCGACCCAAAACTGATGAAGCTGATCGAGGCCAACGATCCGGGCAACAAGTTCGCCGTGCCGTACATGTACGGCACCATCCTGATCGGTTTCAACCCGGCCAAGGTCAAGGCGGCGCTGGGCGACAATGCGCCGGTGGACAGCTGGGACCTTATCTTCAAGGAAGAGAACATCAGCAAGCTCAAGCAGTGCGGCGTGGCCCTGCTCGATTCGCCATCGGAGATCCTGCCGCTGGCCCTGCAACACCTTGGCCTCGACCCCAACAGCAAGAACCCGGCGGACTACGCCAAGGCTGAAGCGTTGCTGCTGAAGATTCGCCCGTACGTGACCTACTTCCATTCGTCCAAGTACATGGCCGACATCGCCAACGGCGACATCTGCGTCGCGGTCGGTTATTCCGGCAGCTTCTCGCAAGCGGCCAACCGCGCCAGGGAAGCGAAGAACGGCGTGGTGGTCGACATGCGCCTGCCGAAGGAAGGCGCACCGATCTGGTTCGACATGCTCGCGATCCCCAAAGGCGCGAAGAATCCGCAGGACGCCTACACCTTCGTCAACTACCTGCTGCAACCGCAGGTGATTGCGCCGGTCAGCGATTTTGTCGGGTATCCGAACCCGAACAAGGACGCCACCGCGCAGGTTGACCCGGCGATTCGCAACAACCCGAACCTGTATCCGACCGATGCGGCGATGAATACGCTCTACACCCTGCAACCGCTGCCGCGCGATGCGGAACGGGCGCGCACCCGGGCGTGGACCAGGATCAAATCCGGAACCTGA